In the Candidatus Poribacteria bacterium genome, ACACAATACTTCTCAAGAAAATACCTCCGTTTCCTTTTGCTGCTGACCGTCATTGTTTTACAAGCCGTGCCCGTCCTGAAACTCCATCCGTATTACGCCACCTATCATTTTCCTCTTTTACCCGCGCAGTGGGTTGCGAAAAACACGAGTGTCGGCGGTGGCGTCGGATTAGATGTTGCCGCGGCTTATCTCAATGCGAAACCGGACGCGCCAGACCTACAAGTACGATTGAGTCGGTTTAGCAGTAACCTGAATAAGTATTTCGTCGGAAACACATGGAGGCGACGCAACAGCAACACTTTTCGGCACAACATTGATTTCGATTATGATGTCGAGTACGTCCGCGGTAGACAGATTCAAGGCACCCCTGTGGATCGCCTCCCTGAAGGTGGCAACCCGCCATCCGTTTTGCTACGCCGCAGTGATCTTCACCGTGAACTCGAACACGTGGTGAGGTTAAATGGGGTTGACTATGTTTGGATATATCGTGTGCGAAACACGCGTGCAGACGAGATCCCTGCGGAGACACACTGAAAGTGAGGAGGCTTATCCCCCAAAGACGGAGCGAATGAAAAATCGTTTTAGGCGTAATTTTAGGAGCTGTTATGAAAGCAGACATTCTTCTCACAATCTCTGATCGACACCGAGTCAATACGGAAAACGTCCGCATTACTGGGCGGACGCAGGCGGGGGATGAATACACCTTTCACGTCCGCGGTGAGAACGCTTGGTGGTTTGAAAGTTTCCTAAAGGTTGGCACACAGATTACCCTCTGCCCTATAGAAACCTACACAATCTACACAGGAACACAAGAGAAACCTATTCGCATTCCACCCGAAAATACCATCAAAGTGGAGAAAGTAAATTGACAATTATGGACGCGTCAAAAACGCAGAGACGACAAAGGACTTGACGCAATTTGAAACGCTCTGAAGGCACCATCAAATCACACCTCCGCAACGCACGACTCCAACTCCGAGAACACCTCACCCCGTTTTTCGTTTGAAAAACTTTGGAAACGGGTGTATAATTTTTAGCAATCAGCCATCAGTAAAAGTCTGAACTGTGATTTATATGATGGATGTGATAAGCTGCTCTCGTAATCAGGATCCATTACATGCCCCAGGGAAACCCTGGTACTGACAACCGATAGCCAACACGAAGTTTGGAGCTGTGAATGATATGCTAAAAAAAACGCGACGCTTCGGGACCCAAGGCCGTCTATATCCTGAAGATAACTACCTTGTCCCTCGGACAGCAGAGGTTGCTGATTTTATTAGGCGCGTCAAAGAAGGGAAGTATATCGTCCTTTTCTCGCCCCGGCAGACGGGTAAAACCACTTTCTTCCAATTAGCACTCGCAGAACTCGCCGCTAAAGATTCAACCTACTTCCCCATACACCTCAATTTTGAGGTGTATGAGGGCTGCACGCCTGCCGAGTTTTACGGTGGGCTCACAGAGGACCTTCATGAGAAAATAGTAGATGTTTGCCAAGAACACGGCGAGGCACTGCCTGAGGCACTCACGCAGTTTTCGGAGAATGCGCAATTCACGAACCACCTCTCCTTGCGAAGGTTCTTTAGACAGCTAGCTGGACTCTTAGAGAACCAACGGGTCGTTCTCATCATTGACGAATTTGATGCCATTCCACGCGGTGCCGTGACGGGGTTTCTTCGTGTGCTCCGTGACATCTATCTGTCGGGTAAAATACGATGCCCACATAGCGTCGGGATCGTTGGGGTCAAAAACATCACCCAACTTGACTATAATCGATCCATCTCGCCGTTCAACATCCAAGATGAGTTCCACTTGCCCAACTTCACGCGCGAACAGGTAGGCGATCTGCTCGCGCAGTATACCGACGAAGTTGGACAGACCTTCGCGCCAGAAGTCATCAAAGCCCTCTATAAGCAGACTGCCGGGCAGCCCTTCCTCGTCAACCGATGTGCACAGATTCTTACCGAAGAGATGGACATCCCGAAAACTGAAATAATTACGATGCCACACTTTGCAGCCGCGCATACCCAACTTCTGCACGAACGAAACACGAACATTGAGCATCTGCTGACCAATATCCGCAGAGACCGACGATTTGAAAACCTCCTCATGCGTATCGCCTCTTATGAGAGAGGGTTACCCTTCAGTTTGGACAATGATATCATCAATGAACTGGCTACGTATGGCGTTATCGCAAAAGGCACTGACGGGATGTGTGAAATTCTCAATCCAATTTATCAACAACGTATCTTGCAGACGTTCAAGCCTCTCGTGAATGGGTTAGAGCAGGAATATTTTTCTGAGAGCACCAGCCCTGACCTGGTTGATTACCTCACGCCCGCAGGGCAGATTGAGATGGACTTACTCCTTGATAACTTTCGCGATTTTATCGCCCGCGCAGGTTTCAGAATCCTGCAAGTCCCAGATACCCCGAAAGAGTTTGTTGGGCAGTATCTCCTCTATGCGTATCTGGATCAGTTTGTCCAATTGGTGCAAGGGAACATCTACCTTGAAGGGCAAACGGGACGCGGCAAAATGGATATAGCGATTTTCCATCAAGCGCGAAAATATATTGTTGAGACAAAAATATGGGAGGGATCCCAATACTACGAGGCTGGCAAAAAGCAACTATCAGCCTATATTCAATTGGAAGATGCCGTAGAAGGGTACTATGTCGTCTTCGATCACCGTCAAAATCCAGAACCACGGGTAGAGACAGAAACAATGGACGGTGTGAAGATTCGGAGTTACGTGATTCCGGTGATGCAAAAACGTCCGTCGCAGGTCCTCTAACAGGGATCGCGACCAAAGGTCGCTCCTACAAAGAAAATCTGGCTATGTCTTTTTCGCCTGTTGTAATAATTCTGCCAAGCGGTCAGCAAAACGGCGTTGGCTGTCGTCCTCCGGGGCATAGCCTATGACGTTTCGTGCATTGGCGATACTCCAGAATTTATGCGTATTGTCGCTGATGCCGTAGAAAATCTGGAACGGGATCCCGTTTTCGTCCGCTATGTTCTCCGTCTCAATGCTCTTGACGAAAAGTTGGACCTGATCTCGGATGCTCAAATACGCGCCGAGGCCTCGGTGCATCGCCTTCAAATCGTCTGCTGAAGAATTCGCCATATCGGTCTCACGCGGTCCACCGATGCGAAGTTGGACGTTCTGTAATTTCTTACCCGCAACGTGTCCCGTCGCAAAGACAAAGCCGAGGTGCTCGTATGCCTCTTTTGCCCATCCGTAGAAGTTATCGGAGAGCGGACGCATCTCTGGGGTCACTACATCCCATTTATCTGCCCAGATAAGCCGCTCGTAATAGTCGGCGGCGTGGTTGGAACTACAGACGACGACGCGTCGGACATCGGTCTCAATACAGGTCTGATAAAGATTGTATGCCATCTGGACGTTGGCAAGTTCGTTCTCAAAACTACCGCCCTTAAATGCACAGTGGACGACTGCATCAACGCCTTCAAAGTGGTGTTTATATGCGTCGCGATCGGGGTCGGTGAGTTCAGCAATTTGAACGCCTTCGACCTCATCTCCCTGCCGATTCGTGGTTTTCACGTCTAACAGGACGAGTTCATAACGTTCACGAAATTCGGGGAGCATCCGTCCGGCGATATAGCCGGATGCCCCGGTGATAAGGACTTTTCTGCGGTTCGGCATTTTCAAATGGTTCCTTCTGCGGTTATTGAGATATATCAGGAAGCGATTGTTGTGTTGCTATTTTTTGATTTTGTTCATGCAGTTTTTCCTGTACCTCTTTTGCTACTCGAGAAAACAATTGATTTGACTCAGGGACCGTGATCGCATCGTTGTACAAGGCATAAGCATTAACACT is a window encoding:
- a CDS encoding NAD(P)-dependent oxidoreductase: MPNRRKVLITGASGYIAGRMLPEFRERYELVLLDVKTTNRQGDEVEGVQIAELTDPDRDAYKHHFEGVDAVVHCAFKGGSFENELANVQMAYNLYQTCIETDVRRVVVCSSNHAADYYERLIWADKWDVVTPEMRPLSDNFYGWAKEAYEHLGFVFATGHVAGKKLQNVQLRIGGPRETDMANSSADDLKAMHRGLGAYLSIRDQVQLFVKSIETENIADENGIPFQIFYGISDNTHKFWSIANARNVIGYAPEDDSQRRFADRLAELLQQAKKT
- a CDS encoding AAA family ATPase: MLKKTRRFGTQGRLYPEDNYLVPRTAEVADFIRRVKEGKYIVLFSPRQTGKTTFFQLALAELAAKDSTYFPIHLNFEVYEGCTPAEFYGGLTEDLHEKIVDVCQEHGEALPEALTQFSENAQFTNHLSLRRFFRQLAGLLENQRVVLIIDEFDAIPRGAVTGFLRVLRDIYLSGKIRCPHSVGIVGVKNITQLDYNRSISPFNIQDEFHLPNFTREQVGDLLAQYTDEVGQTFAPEVIKALYKQTAGQPFLVNRCAQILTEEMDIPKTEIITMPHFAAAHTQLLHERNTNIEHLLTNIRRDRRFENLLMRIASYERGLPFSLDNDIINELATYGVIAKGTDGMCEILNPIYQQRILQTFKPLVNGLEQEYFSESTSPDLVDYLTPAGQIEMDLLLDNFRDFIARAGFRILQVPDTPKEFVGQYLLYAYLDQFVQLVQGNIYLEGQTGRGKMDIAIFHQARKYIVETKIWEGSQYYEAGKKQLSAYIQLEDAVEGYYVVFDHRQNPEPRVETETMDGVKIRSYVIPVMQKRPSQVL